The Oryzias melastigma strain HK-1 linkage group LG20, ASM292280v2, whole genome shotgun sequence genome includes the window ATTTCAAAGGTGTGTGAGCACGAGTTTCAGGATCTGCAGACAGTCAGGTGTGCAAGCAGTTACTATATGTAAAGACAGCTGCTGTATAGTAAAATGAGGTGCAGCCTGACCGCAGATCTTTTCATCTACTCAATCAGCTGAGCTCACGTGCTGCTTCAGGTTACAGTTCTATTCTTTCGGAGAACTTGAAGCAAACATACCCGGGGTCCAGGGGATTTCCATAGCTGTCCCGTTTGGGCCTTCCCTTCCCAAACTCCATGCTAGTAATGAATGCAGGACCTTATAATCAAAGCAGTGAATCAGCTTTTAGggataaaaaaacagctgcagatGTTAGAAAATCCTCCAATATTTCTGTTTGTACACCTGAGTTGTGACCACAGCGACTTCCTCTGTGGTCTCTGTACTCCTTGCATCCAGCTCTTTCCTCCAGGGCGGGACAAGGCTCGCCGCCGTTAGTGGGCTTCTGCTCTATGTGGCGGACCCGGCTTCTTACAGAAAGCTGACAGGGTTTTGCACAGCCGCTCCAGTGGCTCCAGTCGCTCACAGCACAGTCCTGAGCTGGAAGATACCcatcaaaatatattaaaaaacacattactaCATAGCTTTTGTTACAACTACAAGAAAATGTGAAGGAGACATcctgattttaatgttttgagctatttttaatgtaatttaatgaaTGTTTACCATAAACATGTATTGGTTTAAATCTAAGGTTGCTGTGTTTCTGAGTGTAATtgtttgatgcatatttaaCCTCCACCCTGATAAGACTTCAGTTTGACTGATTTCTTCTGAAGAGAAATCTAGCATGAAGTTTCAATATTTGTCAAGAAAGAAGGGTGTCTCTGCGTTCATCCCTAAGTGTGTCTGCTGTACTGCTTTGAAAACGTGACTCCTCAACTTAATgggtttattaaaatgaaatctgctgaaaaaaatgagtttctgtATCACATTTGTGTTCGCAACAAGAAGTTTAGGCGTACTTTTGTGAATTTAAAGTGAACATATAACTGAACATATTgtgaaagtttatctcaatttTACAGTCAAACCTTGCAATTaagtaacatttttacaacaattgattttattatttgtattttggggGAGTTTTTGACTGGATGGAAAGCAGAAAGAAGAGGACATTGGAGAAATAAAGAAGGcataagaaaaacaacagtggacatAAAGAAAGCAAACATAAAAGTAGCTTGAGGCTCCACAATATTAATGTCATAAATAACTGTTTACTTCTGCACTTCTGTGCACAACCGTCCACTTCTACACATTAAAACatccaaacaaacacacatttttacacaaacctTCAGATACACGTTTGCATAGATCCAAACAGACAACTGCACACACATAACAAACACACAGATAGTTCATGAATCGGGCATGTCTGTACCAGAGGTGGGTATTAAGTGAAATTTACTCacttaaatttgtcaaaattgcaAAAAGTAGTGCTCTTCTAGTTTATTTAACAAAGTATATTATAGTATAGACCATGCACATGTGGTGCAGGAAGTATACTTCTGCGGAtgaaattggaacattttaagtttacaatatataaATTGTATATGAAAAATGAACTTCAAGTATACCGCCTCACTTTTAGAATAGACtaagtatacttgtagtacacttCAAGAAACTACTTTTTACTAAGGGTGGTCTTAAACCACTACATCTTTTACTTGAGCAGACTAAAGAGGAAAGAAGTACTCTTATTCAGCTACAATTGGCTtcatttaagtcatttttctttctttttattttattcagaagcagtaattgcataaaaatgttgcttttattaaattaaagtaaaataaaaaatggatatTTATTAGTCTTTGCTtaacacatgaaaaatattggcaaaaaaatgcgttaaaaatatttgtcaaagtcTTGACAATTtacgttatttttttatttttgttttggtaaaaatcttaaatttaaaaattaaaaaataaacaaagcataTAAAAACTGTACTTCAATACAGCGAGCTCAGCGAGCGCCACGTGTGTAGTTTGATGATTGGTCACCCTTGAACCGCCAAAGATTCATTTACAGCAAATATAGGatatatttaaagcaaaatagcAGTAAATTTAGGTGTGATCATGACAATCACACATAAAAATGACACGATGTGTTCTCTTTACCACTCTTTTCATGGTTTCATGGAGACCGTGTAATCCTCATATGGATTATCTGTGTCAAAATACATTCCAGGAAAAGTCAGATTATTTCCACACCCAAacaatttttgactattttcaaaatataaagtcagaaataaaatttttacatttcagggttttattttagaaaaaatgagcatttgtaaatatttatttgtataaatgtgATGCTGCATTTCATTTCTATGTTTAGAATCATTTACAGATGTGTCTTCATTTAGGTTATTTCCAATCAATTCATGATTAATCACGTTTaatatatatttgctttgtttatCTTTagtattgttgttgttttagcttGAAAAAACGATTCCAATGTTAAGCAGTGGGTATTGAACTTTTAAATAAGGTAGTGTTAAAATATGACTATATATTTGCTGCCCTTCTGCAGGTGGTTTAAACTGTGCTCCTTCTATCATTTCATTTCCCTTTCACTTGCTTTCTGCTCACGCCGTTCAGGCTTTGATGTCTTAAGCGTGCTGATGTGGTGGTCACTGACCTCTAACACGTGTTAAGAACGCCTCACTTGTTGGACTGGGACTGTAATTGCTATAACTGATTGATGGAAAGacattctttaaatatttgcgCTAATTCCATTATGTGGAGTGGGCAGCCATCTGAAATGGGGGTTAGGAGGAGAGCCAGCTTAGGTATTTGGTTTATAGAAGATCCCATTTTTGGATGAAGGAGGACAAACTGGAATGTTTGACTCTTGTAGGGAAATGTGTTCATCCTCCAGGTGCTGATTGTCAGGCGGAGTCAGTCTGTCTATGCTAGCATCTCAAAGCAGGTGTTGTGATCTGCTTACCCATCACTCACCTGGACACTCTGTGAAGTAGTCAAAGCAGCAGTCCTTGGTTTTGACGCAGCTCTCATCGCAGTAGCACGTCTCGTATAAACGGTCCATCCTCCAGTCTGTGGTGGAGCAGCTCAAGTCTCTGCCCCGGCAGCACTTTCCTGAACAACCTCCAGTCACCTGAGAGTTCTGTCCAATAGAAATCACAAGCAGCAGCCAGCAAGCAAACCCAGAAGAGGACCCCACCATGTTTGAAGCCCTCAAGTCAGACCAATCTAATAAAATCGTTTcctttgaaaatgttcatttttgctcTTCTTCATCTGTCTGGTATTCCTCAGAACACTTCCTCTACAAAAAGCAACAAGCTCAGTGTGGCTCAGCTCTAATCAGACGTCCATGTCTTTGCTGGTGTGCAGTGGACTCCTCCTCAGACCTGCTGTCTCTCCCTGTTACCAGCTGAACGAGCCGCTCTGGTTGATTACACttacaggaggaggaggaggtggtcaGACAAGGGAGGCGTGAACCACAACTCTTTTTCTCTTACCTCATGTTCACccttttttacctgttttttttttcatctctttcttttaaaagtaacaGTAACCCTGATACCAGCTCTCAACAAAAAGAGGGAGGAATGCAGACAGTTGGCTGCTTACCATTTTGCCACAGGGCCCAAAActggtttagtttttaaattattttctctttctctttttttttttttttttaagaattcagTCATATTAAGCATGATTGAGTGTGCCATTATCTGACATctatttcttttgtcttttaattagaaCACTTTCTGAGttagattagccaaaatttaaaaaaaccaaaaagaaagcatacattttttctctgaaaagcaCATTAGAAGCTATCAAGGAACATTTCtaagatttttcatttaattttttcataacGTGAAACTTTTAGCTGCAgttatttaaatgcaaaaagctCTCTCAGGATTCAGATTAGCTCTGCACTGCAAAGATAGTCAAAATAGgttttttaactattaatacaaacacaacattttattcAACCTCTGAGGCGGCTTCTCTGCTCTTTTTCTATCCTCAGGTTTAAACATCTTTGTCATAATAGTCGTGTTCTAAGATGAAAGCAGAATCAATAGCAGAGCCCAAATTTTATTTCCCAAGTTTCCAGATttcataaaatgatcaatttacTCACAGAAATTGTTCTTTTTGCACTTTTGCCCCccaaaaagtctgatttttaaagcagaatttGACTAATTAAATTTCATGTGCAAATGGATCTGTGTTTTTCCACACAGCTCCATTTATGTtctgtaaaaactaaaactaatcCTGCCACTGGGAGAATTTGCATCGATTTGGGCTTTTGCTGCACATGTACAGAAGGAGTGGACATCCGTGCTCGTGGAATTACTGTTATCTTGAAAATGAAGCCTGCTGAGAGCAGAGGGCTGTCCTTTGATTTTTCTTGTCACTGAGCAGACAGCTCAAGCAACAATAAAACCCTTCATCTTGATCATCATCAGGACGTGtctgaatgggtttgttttCGAGCATTTAAACCAGCAGTAGAGAGTAATCTGAACgttttgaattaaaacatgaagttaaattgttatttttttggtaataaatTGAGAAGATGCCCGTTTTATGAAGTGTAAATCTCTAAAAAGGCTTCAGTTAAGTTGCCGGGCTGTTGTGATCTGTCTAGCGATCCATGATTTTTTGGACTTCAAAGTCAACCAACAGACCCCAACCCTGGACCTGCTGCCCTCAGTGCACATTTGTCAGATGCTATTTGCTTCCCATTAAAGCTTCAAAGTGTGGCCTCTtgatgtgtgtgagtgtggaggtggaaaaaaaatattaatcccATTTATATATGCAAAGACAAATTATTCTTATTGACAGTCTTCAAGAGATTCAATTGAGGCCAAAGGAGGACTCAAGAGTTggttttaaaagtgaaacacaTAAATATCAACGGATTTGGGTTTTAAACGCAGCTCCACTTCAAACGCTACAAGTCAAGGAGATGACCTCTAACTCCATCACACCTTTACGGGGAATGCAAGCTGCCTGTTGCCAGGGCAACAccatttatttaagcttttgttgacaaaaataaaaaaaaaatccaccttttAAACCAATCTTGTGTTGTAAAGTAACAGAGGATTCTTATCTTTGAAGCACACGGAGACATTAACagatttgacagaaaatatgatGTCAGCCAGATTAGTCGGTCGGACTTCCTGACTGCCGCTCTCATGAATGGAAGCCTTTGTCCGCTTGTCCTTTGAAGGGGTTACTGCTTCCTGCAGAAGTGTTTATTCGAGAGATTTTAAGTGCATGTGAGTGACTCTTTCTTGTTAGGCCATGTTTGAATAGAGCGTACCTCCCGTGTTTGTCCGCGTGAGACATCAGTtattgtttgcagatgatgtgtCCCTCTGTATTATGaatagaggatttttttttaatacagttgGCTTAAATCATCATAAATGGTTAAACCAACTGAACATAAATagatattttataatatttaatagTAGTGCAACGTCCATCTTCAGAACTTACTGAATCCCTTCCATGAGATTGTCAGAAGGCGGGGTCACATGCACTCTCACGTGCACACCTATGCAGCAGGTTTtgggactgtgggaggaagaaTACCCATGCATGCATGAAGAGAACCCAGTTGGGATTCAAACCATGTgtgagcgctaaccactgcgctaCCATGCACCCTTAAATAATGACTTTCATGGATTATTATCCTCTCAAGTGTCCCCTATTATAATACATCGAAATCCTTGGTGTGCAAATGTTTGAATGAAGGTGTTgctattttttatgaatgaaaagagCACCGATGTCACTCTGGTTTGGAGAATTGCCAATACAATGACAGCAAAGACAAAGGTATTGATTGAAGCTTTCCTTCCTGTGAACCTGACATCCTCCTTAACAACTGTCCAATCATCAGTCGCCCCCTCCTGGAGTATATTTCCATATGTATGCAAATCAATGCGGCACCAAGGGAGGCAGGACGAGTGGGTGGCGAGGGAAAGTGACCTCTGCCCCACTCGAGGGACACAACTTCAGGTAACGACGAGTGTGGAAGACAGGGCACATTTATTACAGCGGATTTCATAAATCACAGCGTGAAATATCAAAGAGCAGTGGAAAGGTGAGGCTCGTTAGATGTGTGTGTGGGATTTGATCTGCCAAGGGCAAAGAATGTCCATGTGGACGATTTACATATAGTTATGGaaatttttaaatgcttttctttattcttttggCAGAAATCACCTTTGTgtaaaaaggtttatttaaaaatagcttcTGAAAGTATGGATATattgtcataatcataattttttccATCCTTAAGTTGTCCTCCATGACCCTGGACAcaaaacttcatttttcttggccatttttgagaaaagtttcCATCATCTTTAGAGCTGAACACTATTTTTAGAAAGGGTTTCTAAATCTATCAACACTTTAGCAAAAGATGTTCCTCTTTACTTACTTAACAAACCTTTATATCAAATTGGgctaaaataataagaaaataataatatatttgtaCTGTATTTTTGAAGACAGAAACTATGAGATGTAATAATCAATGTAGGCAGCTTTTATTCTTCAGTTAATGTATAGCAGCTCGTGAAATTATTGCTACTTCTGAGTTCTACTAACTAGAGGTGATTTTATGTGATGATCGCATCATTTTTTGGTTcaataatgcattttaaaaagccaaGACAGCAGAATCTCTTCAGGATAAgactttaaagacacactctgatgaaaatggtgtttttgctgtttttaacaagtacatttttgtcattaagcttaaaatttgttcttccagtttttttttttcttttttttagaaagtgatTATTTAGGTTatggttaaaccaccaaatggatcttgagtgcagctgtgtctgcaccTCACCAATTCCCTAATGTTAAGGCTCGGTCAacttaaacatacattgctgactaaatgaacatctctttttgctcacaggcatgaattttctaaactcctTTAAGCTAATGTGTTTTAAACTAACTATTCGTGGTCTAAAACGGCgcttttttccctcatactttcttctttttctggaataaggtgttaTACTATagcgcgatcaccacctagtggccaaactgagacgctctccaggagaaccagaacaatgtttacaaattatctgaacacttttgttaaagCTTCTCCTTTTgggaatccatgtaacactgcaTGCTATTAATAATCttgttattttactaatacattttacagtatgtggactgtatcagattaatataaatatattaaaatcatatagtagattatttatgtatttctaaacaaatgtgtataaatatgtaaactcaaaattgtattaaattaaagaataaaaaaaatagagaaaaaaaaatcaaatcggtccaggctcttgtgaatcgaattgtttctggaaattataatcaacACCCAGCcctacaaaatttaaaaaatgttttttttaaaaaagcttgtaggtgtgatgtagaagaCTTGGAGACAGATCCATTAAGCCGTCATTTACTTTAgccgagctggtatctggctggTTTGCTCAACTATTGCTCGCCAtatttgttgcaccgctaatgttagggttggggctgcaagctagcaggggagcgtgtaaacagatgggtaaCAGGAAGTAGTGGTGGAGTTCTGCTCACGAGTCAGAGGATAAAttgtaatgaactactgctgctctgcagaaattatgtccaagaaaacaacacaggtctttgattttggctaaaaattagGACAGCAAACAGCTTAATCACAAAAATTTGGTGATTAATGAAAATGCAAATCCAAGAGAGAGTTTATTTAACCCTGGAGAGGACAGGAACAATTTCTTTCTGagatttaaaagttaatttttgagcattttctcCCCGTTTTGGATAGCAGCAgcggaaaaataaaaaataaaaaggaaagaaattgACTCCAGGGTTCATTTACACCCATAAAGggcaaaaaatcatttttagttaAACACTTTTGCTAGTCTGTatacaaaattacttttttgtatgtaaaaaaaataaaataaaaataataaacataattatttcaTACAGTTTTGCCAAACATAATCATCTTTCTTGCCGCAAAATGAGGTCATCCacttaaaaaatttgaaatcttCATCTAAAATATCATGAAACCATGCTAATTCCTGCTACTATCCAAACACCTAAATCCACATCTTCAAAGTAATGATGAACTTCTGGGACCCAacagcttttttcatttcttcctgCCCCGAGAGGATTTAAAGCACGATTTATTTGACTCTTTggcaacattttatttcagcaaGAACAGCCACATTCTCTGATTCCTGCTGATAGAATCAACTGGAATAAAACCCAGTCAGGTAAAACGGTAACACAGCCAAGGCCGGAACACGGCCAAGTACTCCCAAAATcaggataaaagaaaataaaagcttaaaaaaacagagaaaaagtttGGTAGCCATAgcaaaagtgtatttatttgtttaataatgAGTATattattagcttaaaaaaaaaatgtaaaaaaacagactgaatgGAATTCAAAGGACAAGCTGATCGAAGCTCTTAAAAGCTTTGTGGAGTTGCGGTGAAATTATAAACCACTTGTGGACGGCCCAGATCCGCTCCTATTAAAGACCTTATTGTTGCCTATTTGTTCCAGGTCATTTTGTTTCACTACACTTGAAAGGGACACTAAAACCCAGCAAGAAGAGGGAGAGCCAGCCTTCGTCTCACTGCTCCCCCTTCACTTGGCTCCAGAAAAAGGGATCGGCTTTGTGTTTCCAGGTCACAGAAATGCACACCTTACTGTCTGGAGAGGAGGGGGGGCGCAAACAGAGACGGACGCTTGACATTTAATTTGTATTCAGGAGGGACTCACAGCATACACttcctaaaattaaagttataatTAGTTGTGATTCCAGCTGGCATAGGATCCAAGAGCATATCCTTAATCGAATtcaaatctcttaaaaaaaaaaaaaaaaaaagtttctgctcTTTGCTGACTGTCCTGTCCTTAGTCTTCAAGGAGAACTCTCCGTCCAGAACAGTGGAGGATAAAGGACCTGATTGgagaatttatttttgatttgtcaCATGCTACAGTAgattgaaaaaagttaaaaaacaatatgaGGAACaactaaagcaggggtctgcaacctgccgagccacttgtggctctctggccaaagaaaaataaaataatagtatttttttgaaGTAGGGGTTAAACTATGTCagggtttttacatccctgcagACTTGAAGAGTTCTTTTTTGCTCTATGCTCCCTCTAGAATACACCaatttcaaatacaaaaactttgagaaaaagtctgattctttattagtttaaagcacatattatcttatgctgtccagagctgcactggaATGATCCGGTCTGGCACaaggagtcttttattttggaggaaaTCATtcgagcttctgtcaaacatatatataaaaaaaattctcaagtTGAAAAATATGcaagattttttatgtttctgcttttttcacgccacaaaagaagcataattcatatttaatattaaaaaacaaatttaaatgaatgcAAAAGCAGTATTGAAATAAGATATTGCAGCTCCTACTAAGtattgatcagtagaaaacaggccccttttactgttaaaggttgcagacccctgaactagtGATAGAAGAGTCTAAAAAGAATCGGAACAAAAACGGTTTAAGTTTAAGGAAAAGTTTGCTCGAAGAAATCAACATGTTTAGACAAACAGAGAAAGCTTGGAGAGCATAAAAAGTGATCATAAACGTAGAAAGAGATGATGCCTGAACTATGCCTAAAAAATATCCCATAAGGCACGCTATTAAAATTgaatcaagaagaaaaatgtaaaataaaattacattacattacaaaTTACACACCTTACATGCTCATTTAAGGTGGTTTGGTGATCGTTTGATCAAAAGATTAGAGAGATCAAAAAGTGGTCTTTGGCTGTGTGTAAATCAAAGACAGCAGCTCTTTCCTAAAACAAGGAAGGAGAGaacctccaaaataaaatg containing:
- the LOC112151151 gene encoding somatomedin-B and thrombospondin type-1 domain-containing protein, with product MVGSSSGFACWLLLVISIGQNSQVTGGCSGKCCRGRDLSCSTTDWRMDRLYETCYCDESCVKTKDCCFDYFTECPAQDCAVSDWSHWSGCAKPCQLSVRSRVRHIEQKPTNGGEPCPALEERAGCKEYRDHRGSRCGHNSGPAFITSMEFGKGRPKRDSYGNPLDPGFCMEFKLESRTPHCTLENRPHTLWMRYITEGFKVCVACEPPASRNGSICQGDGQDSDKQASLHWQAAGNPRCHGTWRKIQKMQQCDCPPQHTFVFI